One part of the Pristis pectinata isolate sPriPec2 chromosome 15, sPriPec2.1.pri, whole genome shotgun sequence genome encodes these proteins:
- the igf1 gene encoding insulin-like growth factor I isoform X2, whose amino-acid sequence MDLPSYPPLFYLMLCALTLRGAEASPETLCGAELVDALQFVCGDRGFYFNKPTGYRLSVRRPHRGIVDECCFQSCDLKLLEMYCAKPQRLDSSENIWRNPNRANASTVNRNYRI is encoded by the exons ATGGACCTCCCCTCCTACCCGCCTTTGTTCTACCTGATGCTGTGTGCGCTAACGCTGCGCGGAGCAGAAGCCAGCCCGGAGACCCTCTGCGGGGCAGAGTTGGTGGATGCTCTTCAGTTTGTCTGCGGGGACCGAGGGTTCTACTTCA ACAAACCCACGGGCTACAGATTGAGTGTGAGGAGACCGCACCGAGGGATTGTGGATGAGTGCTGCTTCCAGAGCTGTGACCTCAAGTTGTTGGAGATGTATTGTGCAAAACCCCAACGCCTGGACAGTTCT GAGAACATCTGGAGGAACCCCAACCGAGCTAATGCCAGCACTGTCAACAGGAATTATCGAATTTGA
- the igf1 gene encoding insulin-like growth factor I isoform X1, translated as MDLPSYPPLFYLMLCALTLRGAEASPETLCGAELVDALQFVCGDRGFYFNKPTGYRLSVRRPHRGIVDECCFQSCDLKLLEMYCAKPQRLDSSVRIQRHTEKGQRENIWRNPNRANASTVNRNYRI; from the exons ATGGACCTCCCCTCCTACCCGCCTTTGTTCTACCTGATGCTGTGTGCGCTAACGCTGCGCGGAGCAGAAGCCAGCCCGGAGACCCTCTGCGGGGCAGAGTTGGTGGATGCTCTTCAGTTTGTCTGCGGGGACCGAGGGTTCTACTTCA ACAAACCCACGGGCTACAGATTGAGTGTGAGGAGACCGCACCGAGGGATTGTGGATGAGTGCTGCTTCCAGAGCTGTGACCTCAAGTTGTTGGAGATGTATTGTGCAAAACCCCAACGCCTGGACAGTTCTGTACGTATCCAGCGTCACACTGAGAAAGGACAGAGG GAGAACATCTGGAGGAACCCCAACCGAGCTAATGCCAGCACTGTCAACAGGAATTATCGAATTTGA